A portion of the Leptospira broomii serovar Hurstbridge str. 5399 genome contains these proteins:
- the def gene encoding peptide deformylase, whose translation MSIRKILKIGDPILRKISEPVHPDELQTKEFKKLVKDMFDTMRHAEGVGLAAPQIGILKQMVVVGTDPKEDYPESSRVPERVILNPEITPLVESVDGNWEGCLSVPGMRGFVERPNKIRVIWMDEKGNRHEEVLQGYEAIVFQHECDHLKGVLYVDRLKSTKLFGFNDSMELTGPILD comes from the coding sequence ATGTCCATTCGTAAAATTCTTAAGATAGGCGATCCAATACTTCGTAAAATTAGCGAGCCGGTGCATCCTGACGAACTACAAACCAAGGAGTTTAAAAAGCTCGTTAAAGATATGTTCGATACGATGCGACATGCGGAGGGAGTCGGTCTGGCGGCTCCTCAGATCGGTATTCTTAAACAAATGGTCGTCGTGGGTACGGATCCAAAGGAAGATTATCCCGAAAGTTCCCGTGTTCCGGAGCGAGTGATTCTGAATCCGGAGATTACCCCTTTGGTCGAATCAGTCGATGGGAATTGGGAAGGGTGCCTTTCCGTTCCCGGAATGAGGGGCTTTGTGGAAAGGCCGAATAAAATTCGAGTCATATGGATGGATGAAAAAGGAAACCGGCACGAAGAAGTGTTGCAAGGCTATGAAGCCATCGTTTTCCAGCATGAGTGTGACCATTTAAAGGGCGTTTTGTACGTAGATCGTTTAAAAAGTACCAAACTTTTCGGTTTTAACGATTCTATGGAATTGACAGGTCCGATCCTAGACTGA